The following are encoded in a window of Podospora pseudoanserina strain CBS 124.78 chromosome 6, whole genome shotgun sequence genomic DNA:
- the EXO70 gene encoding exocyst complex component exo70 (BUSCO:EOG092612J3; EggNog:ENOG503NZNS; COG:U), which yields MAVGLANGRPAADEEARAEVDVLNSRLEKTTQLTKKIQACLGRLEATGKSVRDVTGPLNGETRRLQILGNNIDSVIAAIERLRQPADSKNDEEQIIRMGPDKAGLSNYLGSIKRLNKALDDMKASNLRSTQQTVAELQRLVKLGNSQLENAFDKLLRSETPRMIEPLHFITKNKAFPVLSQDKFNKLGLMNSFVNQQTAGANPPQESPVAKIYAEIRSQYLSSSLVNMAAASSNTAKKKNPDAIYRAGTNGIGTYAQAMEGLFLSEYENICNIFTREDWGSVFQATCQPALVELGRTLRELNGHIKQHMNTDCYLAYEIVEIISALSNNLEAKTGELKSSLAASLKPVRETAKSSLAELLEDTKRRVNSIQTLPQDGAPIPIISETMQRLQTMVDFLRPISSIMVSLGDGNWKSVSASRSGAVGDAIPSLASFDVGADGKEIFAHYCTDTIEALMMSLDGRARLILQKKPVMGVFLANSVVIIERMILQSDLGPLLQGRLGVLEAWRKKATSLYMEACKDVSVHLFDMIKTGQGGRSGGGRPTSGQGAVDSASIMKGLGSKDKAEIKEKFQLFNAGFEDMVQKHKSYSMEKEVRGQFAKDMQNMIEPLYCRFWDRYHEIDKGKKGGQGRVKWDKGGIAAVFQGLY from the exons ATGGCCGTCGGGCTTGCCAATGGCCGACCGGCCGCCGACGAAGAAGCCCGCGCCGAGGTCGACGTTCTCAACTCGCGCCTCGAAAAGACCACCCAGTTGACCAAGAAGATCCAAGCTTGCTTGGGAAGACTAGAGGCTACAGGGAAGAGCGTTCGTGATGTCACCGGACCTCTCAACGGCGAGACAAGAAGACTACAGATACTCGGCAATA ACATCGATTCCGTCATTGCAGCTATTGAACGTCTACGACAGCCAGCAGACAGCAAGAATGACGAAGAACAGATTATCCGAATGGGCCCCGACAAGGCCGGCCTCTCCAACTACCTTGGTTCAATCAAGCGTCTTAACAAGGCCCTCGACGACATGAAAGCCTCCAACCTTCGATCAACCCAACAGACCGTCGCCGAACTCCAGCGCCTGGTTAAGCTCGGCAACTCCCAGCTCGAGAATGCTTTCGACAAATTATTACGAAGCGAAACACCAAGAATGATCGAACCACTACACTTCATCACGAAGAACAAGGCGTTCCCAGTGTTGTCACAAGACAAGTTCAACAAACTCGGCCTGATGAACTCATTTGTAAATCAGCAAACTGCAGGGGCTAATCCACCACAAGAATCACCAGTAGCAAAGATCTACGCCGAAATAAGATCGCAATACCTCTCTTCATCACTAGTAAACATGGCCgcggccagcagcaacacggcaaagaagaagaacccAGACGCAATCTACCGGGCGGGCACCAACGGAATAGGCACCTACGCGCAGGCGATGGAGGGACTGTTCCTCTCCGAGTACGAAAACATCTGCAACATTTTCACGAGAGAAGACTGGGGTTCCGTCTTTCAAGCAACCTGCCAGCCGGCCCTGGTAGAGCTGGGAAGGACACTGCGAGAACTGAACGGTCACATCAAACAGCACATGAACACAGACTGCTACCTCGCCTACGAGATCGTCGAGATTATCTCAGCactctccaacaacctcgaggCCAAGACAGGCGAGCTCAAGAGCTCACTGGCCGCTTCTCTCAAACCAGTCCGGGAAACCGCGAAGTCTTCCCTTGCCGAGCTGTTGGAGGACACAAAGCGGCGGGTCAACTCTATACAGACACTGCCCCAGGACGGCGCGCCAATACCAATCATTTCGGAAACCATGCAGAGACTACAGACAATGGTGGACTTTCTCCGCCCAATATCGAGCATTATGGTTTCGTTGGGAGATGGGAACTGGAAGTCTGTCAGCGCCTCGAGAAGCGGGGCAGTAGGGGACGCCATCCCTAGCCTTGCGTCTTTCGACGTTGGGGCCGATGGCAAGGAAATCTTTGCGCACTACTGCACTGACACCATCGAAgcgttgatgatgtcccTCGACGGCCGGGCACGGTTGATCCTCCAAAAGAAACCTGTCATGGGCGTCTTTTTAGCCAACAGCGTCGTCATCATTGAGAGGATGATTCTCCAATCCGACCTTGgacctctcctccaaggCCGGTTGGGTGTGCTCGAAGCCTGGAGAAAGAAGGCCACCTCGCTCTACATGGAAGCTTGCAAGGATGTGTCGGTGCATTTGTTCGACATGATCAAGACTGGGCAAGGTGGCAGGTCGGGTGGTGGGAGACCAACGAGCGGGCAAGGGGCGGTGGATAGTGCCAGTATcatgaaggggttggggagcaAGGATAAGgcggagatcaaggagaagttTCAGTTGTTTAATGCTGGGTTTGAGGACATGGTGCAGAAGCACAAGAGTTATAgcatggagaaggaggtgagggggcAGTTTGCAAAGGACATGCAGAACATGATTGAGCCGCTGTACTGTCGGTTTTGGGACCGGTATCATGAGATTgacaaggggaagaagggagggCAGGGGAGGGTTAAGTGGGATAAGGGGGGGATTGCGGCTGTTTTTCAGGGGTTGTATTAG